The Pseudomonas pergaminensis nucleotide sequence CACGTCAGCGGCTGCCAACCAGGCGTTCAACATCACCAATGGCGATGTTTTCCGCTGGCAATGGATGTGGGGGCAGATTGCCGATTACTTCGGCCTTGCACCAGCACCGTTCCCAGCCGCGCCCGCCCCACTCGAGCGCCAGATGGCCGACGACCAGGCCACTTGGAACCAGATCGCGGCGCAGTACGGGCTGAAAGAAGCCGACATCAGCCGACTCATTTCGCCATGGCACACCGACGCCGACCTGGGACGGCCGATCGAGGTGGTCACCGATATGTCCAAGAGCCGCCAACTGGGTTTCACCGCTTACCAGGCCAGCGACCAGGCCTTTTTCGACGTGTTCGATCAGTTGCGCGATGCACGGCTGATCCCTTGACTGGATAGCGGCAGCACGACCACAAACTCGCTGCCCCTGCCGTGTCCTTCACTCATGCCCGTCACTGTACCGCCGTGGGCTTCGACCAGTTCGCGCACCACGGTCAAGCCAATACCCAGGCCGGCGCTGTTGAAACCGATGGCGTGGGCATCTTGCACATAAGGATCAAAAATGAACGGCAAGGCCTTGGCGGTCACGCCAATGCCGTTGTCGGCAATGCTGATCTTCAGTTGCCCGGCCTCTACGCTCACCACCATCGCGATACGGCCAGCCGCTTGCGTGTACTTGGCTGCGTTGCCCAGCAGGTTGTGCAGGATCTGCGCAAGCCGTACGGGGTCGCCGTACAGGCTCGGGATAACATCCGGCAACACCACATCGAATTGCTGCTTTCGACCGATCATCACTGGGCTATAGGCCTCGACAGCGGCATTCAGGATACGCAGCATGTCCACCTCGCGACGGTGGATGCGCAGCTTGCCGGTGCTGGCACGCGAGACATCCAGCAAGTCATCGACCAGTTGGGAAATATGCTGGACCTGGCCCTCTATCAATTCACGCATACGCGGCAGTTCGTCGCTGGGTAGCCGGACCATGCGCTCGGCAATCAGACTGATAGGCGTCAGCGGGTTGCGCAGTTCATGGGCGACCATCGCCAGGATGCGTTTCTGCTGACCTAACGCACGTTCGGCGGTGACCTGCAGGTCCTGGGCGCTGAGTGCGGCGAACACCAGTTGCGCATTGGCTTCGCGCAGCTTCTGGAACAGCAGTTGGTCCTCTACCTTCGGCGCCGCGACAGTGTCGGATTGGGCCAGGAGCAGTGCCAGCACCAACTGCTGGTTGGCCTCGATCAGTTGCTCGACATGCTGGGTATCCTCTAGGCGAGTGTTGGCGCCTTCCAGTTGTTGCTGCAGCGCAGCCAGTACTGCACGGGCTTCAACGATTTTCTGGCCGAGCAGGAACAGCTCATGGGCCGCATTGGCCACTTTACGCGCGTCCTCTCCCGCCGAATTACTCATGGGTCAGTTCAATCATTGTGGTCTCCTGTGCGCTGGGTCGTCGGACGCCCACCCAGCAGCCCCTCCTGGTCAGCGAGCATCTCGCCGATCTGCAGGCCATCGTCATTGATGTGGTATTGGCGCAGCTCGTCGCAGTGGGCACTGGCGCGCACTTTGACCACGGCCATGATGCGCAGCAGGCGGCTGCGCACTTCGATGTAGCGCTGCACGATAATCGCGTCCGTCAGGAACGCGGTGCCGTAGGGGCTGAAGCGCAGGTCGGTGTAGCGGTCTTCCAGCTCTGAGGTCATCAACACGCTGACCCCGGCGCGGGTCAACGCGGTGACCATACGTGACAACGACTCACGGAAGTCTGCGCGGAAGGTCGGCGCCAGGGCCAGCTCAAAGCCCGACAGCGAATCGATGACCACCCGCGTGGCGTTCAAGCGGCTGATTTCGCTGAGCAGCAGTTGGACAATTTCGTCGATCGACAGGTCCGGCGCCCGGCTGTCTACCAGGCTGACCTGGCCGCTGCGGATCAAGTCGGCCAGCGTTGCGTTTTGCGAGTGGTTGGGCCGTTGCTCGAACACCGCGATCACACCGGCTTCGCCATTGCGCGCGCCCTCGGCCAGGAAGGTCGCTGCCAGGATGCTCTTACCCGACCCCGAAGGCCCCGCCACTAGCAACGAATAGCCACGGGGCAGGCCGCCACCGAGCATCTCATCAAGGCGTGGCA carries:
- a CDS encoding sensor histidine kinase translates to MSNSAGEDARKVANAAHELFLLGQKIVEARAVLAALQQQLEGANTRLEDTQHVEQLIEANQQLVLALLLAQSDTVAAPKVEDQLLFQKLREANAQLVFAALSAQDLQVTAERALGQQKRILAMVAHELRNPLTPISLIAERMVRLPSDELPRMRELIEGQVQHISQLVDDLLDVSRASTGKLRIHRREVDMLRILNAAVEAYSPVMIGRKQQFDVVLPDVIPSLYGDPVRLAQILHNLLGNAAKYTQAAGRIAMVVSVEAGQLKISIADNGIGVTAKALPFIFDPYVQDAHAIGFNSAGLGIGLTVVRELVEAHGGTVTGMSEGHGRGSEFVVVLPLSSQGISRASRN